From Suricata suricatta isolate VVHF042 chromosome 1, meerkat_22Aug2017_6uvM2_HiC, whole genome shotgun sequence, a single genomic window includes:
- the LOC115300864 gene encoding uncharacterized protein LOC115300864: MNPSLLVAKAVEVFSPGPRDVWEGLLRSCTPPPRRAAVSPGLPRPQHSRTRSLPPAPRPASGAGPRIPTASRFRAAALGCSGPSRHRRQESHRLPVQERASAACAKLGCPKAALGSCRPPSRPRRILRSPCRWAAISDKRLAELAEVRRAGNGRTRTLTSRGARSGGRWRLSGQCPKGRRGLGLRRRVRQGPGRAAAVTAPGIVGKRMRGQASRASGEKGRGLRPVPYKCSSSFRKTYLQSAERMPPTVLERVPTPTASAASRGPSEIQVQI, from the coding sequence ATGAATCCCTCCTTGCTGGTGGCTAAGGCCGTGGAGGTCTTCTCCCCAGGGCCCCGAGACGTCTGGGAAGGCCTACTCCGAAGCTGTACGCCCCCGCCGCGCAGGGCAGCAGTCTCCCCAGGGCTCCCGCGGCCCCAGCACTCCCGGACCCGGTCCCTCCCGCCTGCCCCGCGCCCGGCGTCCGGGGCCGGCCCCCGGATCCCTACCGCCAGCCGCTTCCGGGCCGCCGCTCTCGGCTGCTCGGGCCCTAGCCGCCACCGTCGCCAGGAGTCGCACCGGCTTCCAGTTCAGGAACGAGCCTCCGCCGCCTGCGCGAAACTCGGGTGCCCAAAAGCCGCTCTCGGCTCCTGCCGCCCGCCTTCCAGGCCGCGCCGGATCCTCCGCTCCCCCTGCCGGTGGGCAGCCATTTCCGACAAGCGTCTTGCGGAACTTGCCGAAGTGCGCCGGGCCGGAAATGGCCGAACACGGACACTGACGAGCCGAGGGGCGAGGAGTGGGGGGCGGTGGCGACTTTCGGGACAGTGCCCGAAGGGCCGCCGAGGCCTCGGGCTCCGCCGCCGGGTTCGCCAGGGTCCAGGACGCGCGGCGGCGGTGACAGCGCCGGGGATTGTGGGAAAGCGAATGCGAGGACAAGCCAGCCGGGCGAGCGGGGAAAAAGGACGCGGCCTCAGACCAGTGCCCTACAAATGCTCCTCGTCCTTTAGAAAAACCTACCTACAGAGTGCGGAGAGAATGCCCCCGACAGTTCTGGAACGGGTTCCGACTCCGACAGCCTCAGCCGCTTCGCGCGGGCCCAGTGAAATTCAAGTCCAAATTTAA